The DNA region TAAATTAAATGCAAAGTGTACCAAACTGAACCAAATGAAGTGCATAATTACATGGAAATTCGAAAAACGCAAGAGTTAAAAAAGATGCATATGATCATTTAATGTAGTTAAAACCACCAGGATTGCttgtccaaaaaaattaaatctagaCAATGTTCATGATAAGCAAACTTAAGACTACATTGCTTGTTTACTTACGTTTAAATTATGATTATATACAATAAACATGGATAGCAGATATCAAACTTgatattttaaacaaattttatttatttctaaaatatataactGATGTTAACAATGTTATAGAACAATCTACTTAGATATTTCAAGATAggaataataattttatatataagtgtTTGAGAAGGGGGGCGggatataattattttgttttactcCCATCTTTCTATTCTAccaaataagagaaaatatcaaggtatctttaattttctcttcagcttttttctattttttcactCTTATTTCATCCTTCCaaacatatctttttttttttttggaaagatcCTTCCAAACATATCCAAATCAAAGCtaataatgagaaaaaagaatgaCATTCAAAGCATAAAGCAGGAGAGCATGCAAAGGAGAAAGGACTGTACCAGACCTAAGTTTGGACTGTCCTTGAGGCTTTTTTAATGGCTTTATGGACTGCATATGTGCTCTTTGTGCTAGCCGTCCACATACAAAATGCCTTGCTTATTGTCGGACTCGCTTGTGTCAAAATACTGGGGTTCTGGTATCTGATACGCAGTCTATTTTTTGGCGAATAATTTTGATGGATAAAGAGTTAAGGAggaatgataaaaaagaaaacgcGATAGAAAAGCAATTTCTGATAAAGCCACTAGTTAGATTTGTGCAAGTGAAATGGACATAGTTAGTGTAGATACCACACTATCACCGCTATATAGTATTCACGACaaaaaaactttactaattCAACTATTGAAACACACGATCTAATATGGACAACTTTTGGATAGAACAAGCTGAAATTTTGGGCATATATGTGACCTACTTCTGCATGATTCGTCAAAATTGAAGTTGCTGGGACCAACCAATTCAACATTGGATGACATTTGACAATGAACTAGGGTGTAGGGGACCTCTTGTCCAGCTATCTTATCCTCTTTTACAGACAGGAATAGCACCTTTCTCATTTCCATAATCTTCGATTCTGTATAATTAATACACATATATTGTCTATTTACAAGAGTAACAAAATCTTTCTTCTTTGTTccttgttttagttttttagttttgttctttttttctcctaGCCGtatagacaaaaaataaaaataaaaataataacaaaacttGATCAATATCCAGCGAACgtaagaaaagaaatcaattttacaatttttgtgaatttcaaatttgaaatttcatgtGCGCCTATTTTCTTGAATTCAAGTCCTAATGCTTGATGATCAGGTTCCATTATTGAAGGgccctgaaaaaaaaaaaggaagaatccAAGAGCGATGATGGGACCAAAATCCAACTCAATGCTGAAGGTGATGGGCACATTATTGTGACAAAAATCAAGTGGGTGTGATGTTGATTCTCACTGGCGACGCGGAAGCCAGTGAGCACGGTGGTCCTATGGCCGAATCATGGCATATGTCtgaaaaaaaagttgtgtcTTCCAAGTTCATGTAGCAGGCTATATAGCTTCTTTATGATTCTTATCACTCTGGGTATTATCACGTTTCAAGAAACTGCCTAAACTTTCGTTTCTTTTCACTAGTCAATGGCCTTGCCCCTTGGCAATGATAAGTTGTAAACATTATAACTTGTATTACAGATGATATTGTTGAATGGGCAGTGTCTATTACCCACATTTATAGATCCAAACACTACCCAAAATGCTCCGAACTCTTGACTTTAACAGCCTATCCCATATCATTTTACATCACTTAGCAGCTGAAATTTAACAGAAAACATATCAAATACGATCAGATAACTAATAATTATCTGAAGCATTTCTAAACCATTGCCTCTCAttcttctaatttattttataaatcgAACAAGAAGAACTTATGACTTCTGTTAAATGCTTGAATCAACTACTTATGCCCATGCTAATTCATGTTGCAAGGTCATGTCGTTAATTTGATCTGTTATGCTAATGTGTGGTAGTGTTGACATTCATTTTGTTGCAAGGCTACTCAACTTGGTCCCTTCATATAACAAAATATAAGGTCCCTTTGTCCATAATATCAATAGACTCAAGCACATAAAGGTATTTGTAAGCCAGGAAACTGTTGGGGGATAATAGCTTTTAGATGCTCCAATTGAGACTTAATGTAAGGTAGACAAATTACACATTAGACATATCTAATATGTCAACCATTTGGCCACAAGCGTTGTGTTAGTcagatatgaaaaattattagacATAAACATAACttatgaattaaatttattaaaaaattaaatgacacatcACAGTTTGACCTTAGTTAAATCCCAatttgaccttaaaaacattaaatctcttcattttttggttctttgaatggtctaggtttcaaaaccatgataaGGACTAAGGATATCACGTAACCTAATAACCTAAGTCTAAAAGTCTTGAAACACTTAAGTCTAGGTGAAAAACCATAGTTTTTAAAGTAGAGAGAGAAAACTCTACTTTCAATCACCGTAGGGAAGTGTTAGTTACACCTGCGCTTATACTTCAAAATGACTAACCAAGTTATAACAGGACTCCTCATAATAACTTATAAACCCAAAATGCACTGTAAGCACAACAGTTGTAAGGTTCTAATTGGATATGAACATAGTACAAaagttgctacagtattttGGAGTCTATATTGCCATGCCATTCTCTATTAGGTAGTGGTGCATGACTGATACTATAGTAGATGAGTGGAGTATTATGTAATGCCAAAGCCTACTGAGTTCCTTGTTTGCATTAAGGTTACATTCACAACAACATTGCCTGATGGCCAAGAGTGCACTCCATAGTACAGGTCTTTTGCACCTTTGTTTGTATACGACTACTCAAACATTACATGACATTGGATCTTTGTAGTGGGCATTCCCTGATGCTACCACAATACAACAGCGAGCTCTTAGTCTCTTTGTCCTAATCTTGGCACACCTTTTCCATTTGTCCAAACCTAGAGCATTATGTCATGAATTTTCATAACTGCCCTTGATTGAATCCTTAGATATTCCTAGGATAGATGTGTGgtcttgatttatttatttcttggGTACATGTGGATGGTTGGGATGAGCTCTAAGATTCCCCAAAGGAATCTTACGGACTTAGCTAAGTGGTCTGTACACCACCGCTAACCCAAAAGCTTAACATTAAacccaattatattatattaatttttcaagttttttaatttttctccgTGTAAGACTTCTATTCATTTGTATGCCGAACAAAAACATTAAGGCATATTggtttataaaaaatgaatacattTTGTATTTCATGAAATTATTACAGGAAAAGATAAAGGAGAAGAAGCAGATAAAGCATGATTTAAAGGAAGCCTAACGATATATAGGCCATCTGAAAGACAAATAAAGAGGGTACCGCGCTCTACATTTTTACTCTTATGGGTTCATTGGTAAAATGATGTGTCCCTCTCAAGCCTCTTCCATCATAGTGAGCAAGAACAACTTTACAGGCTTTAGAAATGCAGTGCAATTCATATCCACTTATGAAGAAGTTTGCCTCATATAACATTTGATCATGGAGTATATATTCTAAATCACCTTGGAGGTTGAACTTAAGGTTTATGCCTATGAGTTTCGTTCattcatctctttctcttagcaaaaagaaagagacataGAGCTCATACACAAATAATCTTCGCTTAGCAAAGACACAGTGAGAGAGCCCATGTCTAATGATAGACTAGTACTATATAAAGTCGATGAATCCGTCTGTTTggcatttgtttttttatttaggttgtGAAGTCATTGGCATCCAaattgacaaataaaaaaaaattataattctctattaaaatcaataaagaagAAACTAGGTCCTGTTAGAGGAAGATACATCCATCCAGCTACCTCAAATGTCAATCCTAATGACGTTCAAGGTGCCTAGCCCTAGCTATTACTCAACTTAGACTCATTCTTTTGCTCTGAATTTCTAATCAAGTTTTGGTCTCTGCCATGCGCTTTGTGCATCATGATCATATGACAGTACAAGTTAAAGATGACAAGGAATTTAGGCTCGTACGTATCCTAATTAGTTCAATAAGACTATTATGACCCACGCACTGATCAAATCGCCTATAAATTAGGTGGCTCTACCACCAATTGTCCATTTCAAGGAACAATGAATTTATGTAACAATTTGAATATGAACTCAGAATGTTTCTCAAGTTCAGTCCAGATGGACCACACAATGGTCCATAATTTAAACTAGTACATGGAAGTAATAATTTAGAGTTAAAATGGGAAATAATGATCCTTCATAGCAATCATCATGACACTTTATAGAAATCAACTATGAAATTAGATCCTACAAAGACCAACTTAACAATAAAAAGTTTTCGTATACGTCTGATATCTTAATCTTAACAATGAATTGTGATAATTCATGCACTTCCTACCCTCAGACAGGAATCAGTTTAGCATGTAATCTACACCCTCCAAAAGTCTAGCATGAAATTCCAACACACTATCGGTACAGCACCAACCACTGGTAAACAAAATTAGGCTCATCAAACCTTTCCAACATCAGCAAATCATAACTTACCATTCTCCAAACTAGCTTATAAACATCTTGTTATCCACTATTCCACCACCATCTACTGACACACTCAAGACAATGGAGCTTGTGGTCCTGCTTCACCTTTTTCACCTTTTTATTACACTTTCTTCACCTACATTACTCCCAAGTTCCACCCCTTTGCTCCACTACTCTCCACCACTACCTTCTTCTTGCAACCTTTCTCAATGGAAGCTAGGAGCTTTGAAGGCAAGCGAACTTTCAAAGAGAAGGTCTACAAGGATGCCATAGTCGAAGAAGATGTAGACGATGACTTGGATGAAGAAGAGGGAGGTGGTGAAATGATGAGCTTTGCAGataatgagagaaagagagcagtTGCTGTTTTCTCTGGTAAAAGAGGCACTAGTGGTGGTGCTGGTGGGGTGTCACCGCCATGTTGTCAGGCAGAGAAATGTGGAGCTGATTTAACTGATGCAAAGCGTTACCATCGCCGTCATAAAGTGTGTGAGCTTCATTCAAAGGCATCTGTTGTGATTGTTGCAGGGCAGAGGCAACGGTTTTGTCAGCAATGCAGCAGGTCCAGGATCTCTAAACCTTCTTTTAGCATTGTTTTTGATTCATGTTTCTTTAGTATTGTGGTACTAGCACGGCCTTTGCTTCTTTTTACTTGACGATCATAATCTATATGTAAATAAGGAAAATTTTCTTGtctgtgtgaaaaaaaaaaaaatttcctagatCATTCTCCCAGAATTTTCAAGCTACatcctttatttctttttggttaaaatCGTAACATATATATATCAGTCTAGATAGATGAAGCTTCCAATAATTCTCCATTCCAAAGAATACTTCATGAACTAATTTTATCGGCATAATTTAGAAGTTTTTCACCAAAACAAACAAGTCAAACTTCTGATGTGTAGCAACAATGACCTGTAGACCCCAATATAGCTAATTTTCAGTGCTAAACCTTTGAATATGTTTGCAGACttggaatgtgattcctagcaTTACTTCCACTACCAGTTTGGCTTCTAAAAGTAAATGTATGTGTATTCCATCATATACTAAAACATcagcaaataaaaataattcctaaaatatgTGAATTTCTTCTATACTTTATTTTGATCCAATGTTACCCAATATAACTACTACGCTAAAATACTAAAACATCTTAGACATTTGCAAGAGAAATTCATGTGCTAACTAGTTCGCCAAAAGTAGTGGAGAGTCCTAAATTCAATGAAAGAGCTTCCCTCTAATTCCAACACTGGAGGCAATGCAATTAAAGAAAGTTACCACATAAGACAGATTCAAGTTGCGGTAACAGGAACTTTTTCTAAAAGGAAGTTTTCAAAGAATACCTTTAATAAATAAAGGGTTATGGCTTTCGAACAACAGTATCAACATAAATTGCTTGAATTTTTAGTTACTTTGTACTTTTAGATATTGTTGTCTCTGCTGATCTTAAAGCTTCATTTGTCCCTTGCCTATAATTTCATTTAGCACATACCACTTCTATAAAACTAGGACAAGGCTGTTTTTTTTCTATGTCCTATGCTCTTTCAGTGAATTTAACTTTGATGGTATCTGAGAACTTTTTCATAATTGGACCATATAGGTTCCATGATCTATCagagtttgatgaagctaaaagaagctGCCGCGTACGCTTGGCTGGACACAATGAGCGCCGCAGAAAGGTTGGTTGCCAATCAAAGGAAACTCAGAGTAGGCAAACTGATGATCATAGTGGCAGAATTCAGGTAACAATCCCAGGGAATTCCAGTTACAAGCAACTCCAGATCCGATAAGATCAATGGCTTCCACGTTCTGGCACGCTCTCTCTCTTCTGTCATCCTTACATGCCCTGCCCTGCATAAGATTGATAGTTTTCTATGCCGCGTACTGAGAAATCGTATCTACATCATATTTAAGAGGAGACCATCCTTGTAACAAGTAACAACTACCTTGGGTAGTTTGTTTTGGTTCTACTTATGTCGTTGTTTATGAACTGGTATGGCTATGTGGAATAGGCCTTAAGTTGGTGTTCTATAGTAACTATGCTTGTCTCTCTATGTACTTCCCTCTTACATTAGTTTTGAAATTGAAGGACCTGGTCTCTAATTATCTATACAGAGCATTTAATTCATATCCTAAGTTTCTCTCCAACctgatgagtgatgagttataGAATTTCCAGTTCGATGCATAGAGTTCCCTTGCAACATTAGTCTATAATAGATAAGCACGTTTCGAAGATTTAGAACCTCTGCTGCTGGATGAGATATTTCACTTCAACACTGAAATCTCTTGATGCCATTAAATAATGTTATATATTAGCTATGATATACTCCATGTTGAATATGTCTGAATAGATACAGAAAATGGAACCATAAAGTAGGAACATAAGAATACAAGGGTTACATGATCCAGTCTTACCGCTTACTTCTACAGGAAAAACCTTTAAGGGCTACATCCTTATTATATAAGAATGTAGTAGAAAATCTATGTtataatgaaccataacatTGGTATGTATAGTAGACTAAATCCTTGACTAATAAACTTCTAGTAtaagtaggaaacttggcttgcacataAAACAGAATTAGGCTTGGGTCTATGCTAATGaactaatatatctctaacaccccctcaCATACTCAAGATGGAAGCTTGATGAAACCTTGAGATTTGATAAAATTGAGAAGATctcttgaatgaagtttggctctgtgacAGTGGTTTGAGGAAGGTAACAGTCATGGTCTTGTAGTGTTGACGTGACTTTTAACGGTAGCATGACTATACAAGAGAACCAGAGAGTCGTGACTGCAACAATGGGaaaccaaagaagatgaacgtAGTGAAAAAACACTGGGTAAGATAAAGATTGCTCTTAAACACACCGTAAGGACAGAAAACTATGGCCACAAGAAGGTGGTTcaaataccatgttaaatattatctaTGATATATTCCAtgttgaatatgtttgaatagATGCAA from Castanea sativa cultivar Marrone di Chiusa Pesio chromosome 6, ASM4071231v1 includes:
- the LOC142639127 gene encoding squamosa promoter-binding protein 1, encoding MEARSFEGKRTFKEKVYKDAIVEEDVDDDLDEEEGGGEMMSFADNERKRAVAVFSGKRGTSGGAGGVSPPCCQAEKCGADLTDAKRYHRRHKVCELHSKASVVIVAGQRQRFCQQCSRFHDLSEFDEAKRSCRVRLAGHNERRRKVGCQSKETQSRQTDDHSGRIQVTIPGNSSYKQLQIR